In Candidatus Defluviilinea proxima, a single genomic region encodes these proteins:
- the recO gene encoding DNA repair protein RecO: MPENKFRSFRVDAVVLRHSDYGEADRLLTLYTRQLGKARAIAKGARKIASRKAGHVEPFTHVRLQLAKGRDTLIVTQADTVDAYLSLRDDLVLTSQAAYVMELLDRFTYEDETENGAIFRLLTETLSRLASGSDPWLAIRYYEIRLLDHLGFRPQLFECANCGREIKAEDQFFSFSAGGAICPRCGHGLPNLKNISLDMLKYLRHFQRSSYADASRARPSPEVQKEAEVLMQGYFTYLLERELNTPGFLKKIKE, encoded by the coding sequence ATGCCTGAAAACAAATTCCGTTCTTTTCGTGTGGATGCCGTTGTGCTCCGCCATAGTGACTATGGCGAAGCCGACCGATTGTTGACCCTGTACACGCGTCAACTCGGGAAGGCGCGCGCCATCGCGAAAGGTGCACGCAAGATCGCCTCACGCAAGGCCGGGCATGTCGAACCGTTCACACATGTCCGCTTACAGCTGGCAAAGGGACGCGACACCTTGATCGTCACACAAGCTGATACCGTGGATGCATATTTGTCCCTACGCGATGACCTTGTTCTCACGAGCCAAGCCGCGTATGTGATGGAGTTGCTGGATCGTTTCACCTACGAAGATGAGACCGAGAATGGAGCTATCTTCCGTCTGCTGACAGAGACTCTCTCCCGCCTCGCTTCAGGCTCTGACCCGTGGCTGGCCATCCGTTACTATGAGATTCGTCTGCTCGACCATCTTGGCTTTCGTCCGCAACTTTTCGAATGCGCCAATTGTGGACGTGAGATCAAAGCCGAAGATCAATTCTTCTCGTTTAGCGCGGGTGGAGCCATTTGTCCAAGATGTGGACATGGACTTCCCAACCTAAAGAACATCTCACTGGATATGCTCAAGTACCTGCGCCATTTTCAAAGATCGAGCTACGCAGATGCCTCTCGTGCACGGCCCAGCCCCGAGGTCCAGAAAGAGGCGGAAGTCCTGATGCAGGGATATTTCACTTATTTGTTGGAACGTGAGTTGAATACCCCGGGCTTTTTGAAGAAAATAAAAGAGTAG
- the cdd gene encoding cytidine deaminase, whose protein sequence is MTLTKQEKQDLVDLANTARQRAYVPYSNYPVGSALRTKTGRIFTGVNVENAAYPQTMCAERVAIFKAVSEGEKEFEVITVVTNNGGSPCGGCRQVMAEFGLDTIVVLADGTGKITLETTVSELLPGAFTPEKLK, encoded by the coding sequence ATGACCCTTACCAAACAGGAAAAACAGGACCTCGTTGACCTTGCGAACACAGCTCGTCAACGTGCCTACGTTCCATATTCGAATTATCCAGTCGGTTCGGCGCTCCGCACCAAAACGGGACGCATCTTTACCGGCGTCAACGTGGAGAACGCCGCGTACCCACAAACCATGTGCGCCGAGCGGGTCGCCATCTTCAAAGCCGTTTCCGAAGGCGAAAAAGAATTTGAAGTTATCACTGTAGTTACGAACAACGGTGGTTCGCCCTGTGGTGGATGCCGCCAAGTGATGGCGGAGTTCGGCCTTGATACCATTGTCGTTCTAGCGGATGGAACAGGGAAGATTACCCTGGAAACAACAGTTAGCGAACTTTTACCGGGTGCGTTCACGCCGGAGAAGTTAAAGTAG
- the glmU gene encoding bifunctional UDP-N-acetylglucosamine diphosphorylase/glucosamine-1-phosphate N-acetyltransferase GlmU, with product MKVTAVLLAAGQGTRMKSNLPKVLHPLCGKSMLWHVLTALKQVTTEKPVVVVGHGAEEVTKYLADSAETVLQEPQLGTGHAAMQAESLLKGKTDMVIVTYADMPLLRGETFKRLVETQRLNSGPFSLLTVRADDPRGFGRIVRKVDGTVEAIVEEYVATPEQQLIKELNVGAYCFNAAWLWDALKRIEKNPKKGEYYLTDVVEIAVKDGLPVQAVVHDDFVETIGINTRVHLSEAEAAMRMRINREHMLNGVSMTDPASTYIETSVVIGKDTTILPNTYIHGNTVIGEGNVIGPNSIIRDTTIGNGCKILASVLEGAILEDDVDMGPFARLRKGAHLKSHVHMGNFGEVKDSVLHEGVKMGHFSYIGNADIGANTNIGAGTITCNYDGEKKHPTIIGEDVFIGSDTMLVAPLTLGDGARTGAGAIVTKNVPDDTLVVGMPARAIKKLERKNKN from the coding sequence ATGAAAGTCACTGCAGTTTTATTGGCCGCGGGTCAGGGCACCCGCATGAAATCCAACCTCCCCAAGGTTTTACATCCCTTATGTGGCAAATCTATGTTGTGGCACGTGCTCACAGCGTTGAAGCAAGTGACCACCGAGAAACCCGTTGTCGTTGTTGGCCATGGCGCGGAGGAAGTGACGAAGTACCTCGCTGATTCCGCAGAGACCGTTTTACAAGAACCGCAACTCGGCACGGGACATGCGGCCATGCAGGCTGAGTCTCTGCTCAAAGGCAAAACGGACATGGTCATCGTAACATATGCCGACATGCCGTTGTTGCGTGGTGAAACATTCAAGCGCCTCGTGGAGACCCAACGCCTCAATTCTGGACCTTTTAGCCTGCTCACCGTCCGAGCAGATGACCCTCGTGGCTTTGGGCGCATCGTCCGAAAAGTGGATGGGACAGTGGAAGCCATTGTCGAGGAATACGTTGCCACACCGGAACAACAACTGATTAAAGAGTTGAACGTCGGTGCGTATTGTTTCAACGCCGCATGGTTGTGGGATGCGTTGAAACGCATTGAAAAGAATCCCAAAAAGGGCGAGTATTATCTAACAGATGTGGTCGAGATCGCCGTGAAAGACGGTCTGCCTGTTCAAGCGGTTGTGCATGATGACTTTGTCGAAACCATCGGTATCAACACACGTGTACATCTCAGCGAAGCAGAAGCCGCCATGCGGATGCGTATCAATCGCGAACACATGTTGAACGGCGTAAGTATGACCGACCCTGCCTCGACTTATATAGAAACAAGTGTAGTCATCGGAAAAGATACAACAATCCTGCCAAATACATACATTCACGGCAATACTGTTATCGGCGAAGGGAATGTGATCGGACCGAACTCGATCATCCGCGATACGACCATTGGAAACGGATGCAAGATACTCGCCTCTGTGCTGGAAGGGGCGATACTGGAAGATGATGTGGATATGGGGCCGTTTGCGCGACTACGGAAGGGTGCGCACTTGAAGAGTCACGTCCACATGGGGAACTTCGGTGAAGTGAAAGATTCGGTTCTTCATGAAGGTGTAAAGATGGGGCACTTCTCCTACATCGGCAACGCGGACATTGGCGCGAACACGAATATCGGTGCAGGCACGATCACATGCAATTACGACGGCGAGAAGAAACATCCCACCATCATTGGCGAAGATGTGTTCATCGGTTCGGACACTATGTTGGTGGCCCCGTTGACCTTGGGAGATGGTGCTCGCACCGGTGCAGGTGCGATCGTGACCAAGAACGTCCCTGACGATACGCTTGTAGTTGGTATGCCCGCTCGTGCGATCAAAAAGTTGGAAAGAAAGAATAAAAACTAG
- a CDS encoding response regulator → MTAPCVLLVDDQRDIVRLLHSTLQTLGHTLDIVDAPSGEEALLEASRRKVDLLVADYLLPGISGVELMRKIKVRNPDMKVIFISGMTERKARDEMLSAGAVAIFDKPIPLADFLDAVERSLGLVRTIFPMETSKDAEVQRQSLSELLGGFRQKIKADAVFLINDRGRVLARAGDLYDSSMEVSLLAALMGIYSAAFKVSRIIRQEHMENYHVFRGGDHDLLLIPVDSSHALLLAGKGLANSDRIMQTVEGMLFVRGDVENVLKSLGVTTMPDAAESGVSEGEAGESMPIQSFIEEVPEPEPEVDVDALFAAASEQKTITDLDAFWDNAVEKTGNLPINPDVITFADAQKLGLKPGEAPLKTTGSLRPTGSLKKK, encoded by the coding sequence ATGACCGCTCCTTGCGTACTCCTTGTTGACGATCAACGCGACATTGTCCGCCTGCTCCATTCCACGTTGCAAACGTTGGGGCACACACTGGATATTGTCGATGCACCCTCGGGTGAAGAAGCTTTACTTGAAGCCTCTCGCCGCAAGGTAGATTTGCTTGTGGCAGATTATCTTCTGCCGGGCATTTCAGGTGTTGAATTGATGCGCAAGATCAAGGTACGCAACCCGGATATGAAGGTGATCTTCATCTCCGGTATGACGGAACGTAAGGCGCGCGATGAAATGCTGAGCGCTGGTGCTGTGGCCATATTTGATAAGCCCATTCCGCTGGCTGATTTCCTGGATGCCGTGGAACGCTCTCTTGGATTGGTGCGTACGATCTTCCCGATGGAAACCAGCAAAGATGCTGAAGTACAACGCCAATCGCTTTCTGAGTTGTTGGGTGGTTTCCGACAGAAGATCAAGGCAGATGCGGTTTTCCTCATCAATGATCGTGGACGTGTCCTTGCGCGTGCCGGTGACTTGTACGATAGCAGTATGGAAGTTTCACTGCTTGCGGCATTAATGGGAATTTATTCCGCCGCGTTCAAGGTTTCTCGTATTATTCGTCAGGAACATATGGAGAACTATCACGTCTTCCGTGGTGGCGATCATGATCTGCTTCTGATCCCTGTAGATAGTTCACATGCTTTATTGTTGGCTGGTAAAGGTCTTGCCAACTCAGATCGCATTATGCAAACGGTGGAAGGTATGTTGTTCGTGCGTGGCGATGTGGAGAATGTATTGAAGTCGCTTGGGGTGACGACCATGCCCGATGCCGCTGAATCAGGTGTCTCTGAGGGTGAAGCGGGCGAGTCCATGCCTATCCAATCATTTATTGAAGAAGTGCCCGAGCCTGAACCGGAAGTGGATGTCGATGCATTGTTTGCCGCCGCGAGCGAACAGAAGACCATTACAGACTTGGACGCCTTCTGGGATAACGCGGTCGAGAAAACAGGCAACCTTCCGATCAACCCAGATGTGATCACATTTGCTGATGCGCAAAAATTAGGCTTGAAGCCGGGCGAAGCACCCCTCAAGACGACAGGCTCATTACGACCTACGGGTTCCTTGAAGAAGAAATAA
- a CDS encoding dipeptide ABC transporter ATP-binding protein translates to MENNNKGDVLVEVKNLVKYFPVRAGLLQRVVNQVKALDDVSFVVRKGETLGLVGESGCGKTTVGRTMLRLIEPTSGTATFRGNNIFSMSPSELKLARREMQIIFQDPYASLDPRVPIGESIMEGLHIHKVGTPKERVDIMIETMKKVGLEDYHARRYPHEFSGGQRQRIGIARALALRPSFIVCDEPVSALDVSIQSQVLNILKDLQGEFGLTYLFIAHNLSVVEHVSDRVAVMYLGKMVELTTREELFRNPLHPYTKALMSAIPVPNPRLKRQRVILKGDVPSPLNPPKGCRFHPRCPVAIEKCSQEEPVFKEANPEHWVACWLAE, encoded by the coding sequence ATGGAAAATAACAATAAAGGGGATGTTCTCGTTGAAGTAAAAAATCTGGTCAAGTATTTCCCGGTGCGTGCTGGCCTGCTTCAACGTGTGGTTAATCAGGTCAAGGCATTGGACGATGTGTCTTTTGTCGTACGCAAAGGCGAGACGCTTGGCTTGGTAGGGGAATCTGGTTGTGGCAAAACGACAGTAGGGCGTACCATGCTCCGCTTGATCGAACCAACATCAGGGACGGCAACCTTCCGTGGAAACAACATCTTCTCCATGAGTCCTTCCGAGTTGAAGTTGGCCCGTCGCGAAATGCAGATCATCTTCCAGGATCCGTATGCATCTCTCGACCCGCGCGTGCCGATTGGCGAATCCATTATGGAAGGGTTGCACATTCACAAAGTGGGCACGCCGAAAGAACGTGTGGACATCATGATCGAGACGATGAAGAAGGTGGGCCTTGAAGATTATCATGCCCGCCGCTATCCACATGAATTCTCCGGTGGTCAACGTCAACGCATCGGCATTGCTCGTGCATTGGCTTTGCGCCCCAGCTTTATCGTTTGTGATGAACCGGTCTCTGCGTTGGATGTATCCATCCAGTCACAGGTGTTGAATATCCTAAAAGACCTGCAGGGAGAGTTCGGCCTCACGTATTTGTTCATTGCACATAATCTCTCTGTAGTCGAACATGTGTCAGACCGCGTAGCAGTGATGTATCTTGGCAAAATGGTTGAGTTGACCACACGCGAGGAACTTTTCCGTAATCCTTTACATCCATACACCAAGGCTTTGATGTCTGCCATCCCTGTTCCGAACCCGCGCCTCAAGAGACAGCGCGTCATTTTGAAAGGTGATGTACCCAGCCCTTTGAATCCTCCGAAAGGGTGTCGCTTTCATCCCCGTTGCCCGGTGGCAATAGAGAAGTGTTCGCAGGAGGAGCCTGTGTTCAAGGAAGCTAACCCGGAACACTGGGTTGCTTGCTGGTTGGCAGAGTAA
- a CDS encoding ABC transporter ATP-binding protein produces the protein MTSNDKPLLEVKGLKTYFYTEEGVVRAVDGVDFEVYPGEVLGIVGESGCGKSVTSLSIMRLISKPGRVDAGEILLDGEDLLKFPEDEMIKVRGNRISMIFQQPQTALNPVFKVGEQLAEVLDVHQGLGREAGWQRAINLLKMVGVPDPERRVEAYPHELSGGMAQRVMIAMALACVPELLIADEPTTALDVTIQAQILDLMRDMRKEMNTSVILITHDLGVVAEMAERVAVMYAGEIVEQTDVNSLFDEPMHPYTQGLIGSIPILGEIKERLDVIPGSVPNLVNLPPGCRFAPRCQARLKHALTICTEQKPELTEVKTAHKVRCWLYQDAEGHTPPLKVN, from the coding sequence TTGACCAGTAACGATAAACCCTTGTTAGAAGTCAAAGGTCTTAAAACATACTTCTACACCGAAGAAGGTGTAGTCCGTGCTGTAGATGGTGTGGACTTTGAAGTGTATCCCGGAGAAGTGTTGGGGATCGTCGGCGAATCTGGGTGTGGCAAAAGTGTCACGTCCCTTTCGATCATGCGCCTCATCTCAAAGCCCGGTCGGGTAGATGCAGGTGAGATCCTTCTCGATGGCGAAGACCTGTTGAAATTCCCTGAAGATGAAATGATCAAGGTGCGTGGCAATCGTATCTCCATGATCTTCCAGCAACCACAAACTGCACTGAACCCGGTTTTCAAAGTGGGCGAACAATTGGCCGAAGTATTGGACGTCCATCAAGGGCTTGGCCGTGAAGCTGGCTGGCAACGTGCTATCAACCTGCTCAAAATGGTTGGCGTGCCCGATCCCGAACGCCGCGTGGAAGCATATCCGCATGAGCTTTCCGGTGGTATGGCACAGCGTGTGATGATTGCCATGGCTTTGGCATGTGTCCCTGAACTTTTGATCGCAGATGAACCCACCACCGCCCTCGATGTGACCATTCAAGCACAGATCCTTGATCTGATGCGCGATATGCGCAAGGAAATGAACACCTCCGTCATTCTCATTACACACGATCTGGGTGTGGTGGCTGAGATGGCTGAGCGTGTTGCGGTGATGTATGCAGGCGAGATCGTCGAACAGACCGATGTCAATTCACTCTTTGATGAACCAATGCATCCCTACACACAGGGGCTGATCGGTTCCATTCCCATTCTTGGTGAGATCAAAGAACGACTGGATGTGATCCCCGGTTCTGTGCCTAATCTCGTCAACCTCCCGCCCGGATGTCGGTTCGCACCGCGTTGTCAGGCACGTTTGAAACATGCCCTGACCATCTGCACCGAACAGAAGCCGGAACTCACAGAAGTAAAGACCGCACACAAAGTGCGTTGTTGGTTGTATCAAGATGCGGAGGGACATACTCCTCCGTTAAAGGTCAATTAG
- a CDS encoding ABC transporter permease yields MSETTAPTGDNNLLRETVAVREIGRLERFLGPENYRIVRGLLKTPASIAGFILITFFILIALAAPLIAPPVNPNDPYKIPRDGFKSEPQPMGSPWKTKAPPLPFWWKTVMGTEKWVHIMGTSQGQYDVFYGVIWGTRTAFRTGLIVTITTFLIGIIIGSVSAYYGGAVDNIIMRIVDIFLTLPFILAALILATILTPRIGKSLYPAVIALIAFGWMGYARIIRGDILSIKERDYVMAARVIGVKDSRILFRHIIPNAIFPTLVLASLAVGDVVLSFAALSFLGIGTDVGYADWGQVLSFARNWITSLSTYWYIIVWPGLALVLYVMGFNLVGDALRDVLDPRMRGKS; encoded by the coding sequence ATGTCAGAAACTACCGCCCCCACTGGCGATAATAATCTCTTGCGCGAGACAGTAGCTGTACGCGAGATCGGTCGTTTGGAACGCTTTCTTGGCCCCGAAAACTATCGTATCGTCAGAGGTTTACTTAAGACACCGGCTTCGATCGCGGGCTTTATCCTGATCACGTTCTTTATATTGATCGCTCTTGCCGCTCCGTTGATCGCCCCTCCTGTCAACCCTAACGACCCTTACAAGATTCCTCGTGACGGGTTCAAATCGGAACCACAGCCGATGGGTTCTCCATGGAAGACTAAAGCCCCGCCTCTGCCATTCTGGTGGAAGACAGTCATGGGGACCGAGAAATGGGTGCATATCATGGGAACATCCCAAGGCCAGTATGATGTGTTCTACGGGGTTATATGGGGCACACGTACGGCTTTCCGCACCGGCTTGATCGTTACCATTACCACTTTCCTGATCGGTATTATCATCGGCTCCGTCTCAGCCTATTATGGCGGTGCCGTGGATAATATCATCATGCGTATCGTGGATATTTTCCTCACCTTACCATTCATCCTTGCGGCCTTGATCCTGGCCACCATTCTCACACCTAGGATAGGAAAGAGTTTGTATCCAGCTGTCATTGCCTTGATAGCGTTCGGGTGGATGGGATACGCCCGCATCATTCGCGGCGATATCCTTTCCATCAAGGAACGCGACTATGTAATGGCGGCCCGTGTGATCGGCGTGAAAGATAGCCGTATCCTCTTCCGTCACATCATACCGAACGCGATCTTCCCAACCCTCGTGCTGGCTTCACTTGCAGTGGGTGACGTGGTGCTATCGTTTGCGGCGCTATCGTTCCTCGGTATCGGCACAGATGTAGGGTATGCCGATTGGGGACAAGTGCTTTCCTTCGCTCGCAACTGGATCACCAGCCTCAGCACCTATTGGTACATCATCGTCTGGCCGGGTCTGGCCCTCGTGTTGTATGTGATGGGCTTCAACCTTGTTGGTGATGCGCTTCGCGATGTGCTCGATCCGCGTATGCGTGGCAAATCGTAG
- a CDS encoding ABC transporter permease: MLTYIIRRLLLVPLLLFGVTVLIFAMLQVLSPIERSALYVRDVPKNDKQIEGIIKKYKLDRPLYEQYWLWLTGTVDSATGKRTGGILYGDFGYSRTTSQPVSDLISHRFPNTLDLTLWAVGPVILVGIWLGVQAAVHQNSIIDQAARVFSIVGTSFPTFVFGLLMLMFFYVNLQWFPPGKISDWANVIVRSEEFHSYTSLLTIDALLNGRFDIFIDALRHMFMPILTLSYISWATFLRVTRSSMLETLRMEYVTTARAKGLPERDVIFKHAQPNAMISVVTLAGFTVVGLLGGVVITETVFNYPGIGQAAAEAAARLDVVTTLGFALFNGFILIVANLVVDVLYAVVDPRVRLS; this comes from the coding sequence ATGCTTACGTATATCATAAGGCGTTTGTTATTGGTTCCCTTATTGTTGTTCGGGGTAACAGTTTTGATCTTCGCCATGTTGCAAGTGTTGAGCCCAATCGAACGTTCTGCTTTATATGTTCGTGATGTGCCAAAGAACGACAAACAGATCGAAGGGATTATCAAGAAATACAAACTTGACCGCCCCTTGTACGAACAATATTGGCTTTGGTTGACCGGCACTGTGGATTCCGCCACTGGAAAAAGAACAGGCGGCATTCTGTATGGAGACTTTGGCTATTCTCGTACCACATCACAGCCAGTTTCAGATTTGATCAGTCATCGCTTCCCCAATACGCTGGATTTGACTCTCTGGGCTGTTGGTCCAGTGATCCTGGTAGGGATCTGGCTGGGGGTACAAGCCGCTGTTCATCAGAATAGCATTATCGATCAGGCGGCTCGTGTCTTTAGTATTGTTGGAACATCCTTCCCGACCTTTGTATTTGGCCTGTTGATGTTGATGTTCTTTTACGTGAACTTGCAATGGTTCCCACCTGGGAAGATATCGGACTGGGCAAATGTAATCGTACGAAGCGAAGAGTTCCACAGCTATACATCGTTATTAACCATTGATGCCTTGCTCAACGGACGTTTCGATATCTTTATCGATGCCCTTCGCCATATGTTCATGCCGATCTTGACGCTTTCCTACATTAGTTGGGCAACCTTCCTGCGTGTAACGCGCTCCTCAATGCTCGAAACGTTGCGTATGGAATATGTCACAACGGCGCGTGCCAAGGGCTTGCCAGAGCGGGATGTCATTTTCAAGCATGCCCAACCTAATGCCATGATCTCGGTTGTCACATTGGCTGGCTTTACAGTGGTTGGCCTGTTGGGCGGTGTGGTCATTACCGAGACCGTCTTCAACTATCCGGGCATCGGGCAGGCCGCGGCTGAAGCTGCCGCGCGGTTGGATGTGGTTACAACTTTGGGTTTCGCCCTCTTCAACGGCTTTATCTTAATTGTTGCCAACCTGGTCGTTGATGTTTTGTACGCAGTGGTAGACCCACGCGTTCGCCTTTCGTAA
- a CDS encoding ATP-binding cassette domain-containing protein — protein MNATNHDVILHVEELVMHFPIYRGVFQRQVGAVHAVDGVSFDIKRGETLGLVGESGCGKSTTGRTILQLYKPTSGKVVFEGSDLVSLKSEEMRWMRRQMQMIFQDPYASLNPRMTVGQIVGEPLMVHNAAKGKELDDYVEHLLNLVKLNPAFANRYPHEFSGGQRQRIGVARALALQPSLIICDEPISALDVSIQAQVVNLLEELQEEFNLTYLFIAHDLSMVRHISKRVAVMYLGVLMELADRDDLYREPLHPYTQALLSAVPIPDPLADASRKRIILEGDVPSPVNPPSGCRFRTRCPIADKICAESRPDFREVKPGHFVACHMVA, from the coding sequence CAAATCACGATGTCATTCTTCATGTTGAAGAACTTGTCATGCACTTCCCGATCTACCGTGGTGTATTCCAGCGGCAGGTGGGTGCTGTTCACGCTGTAGATGGCGTTTCGTTCGATATAAAACGCGGTGAGACGCTTGGCCTTGTGGGCGAATCCGGTTGTGGTAAATCCACTACTGGCCGCACCATTCTTCAATTATATAAACCCACATCGGGTAAAGTTGTCTTTGAAGGCTCTGACCTGGTATCTCTCAAAAGTGAAGAGATGCGTTGGATGCGCCGTCAGATGCAGATGATCTTTCAGGACCCGTATGCAAGCCTAAATCCAAGAATGACCGTTGGTCAGATCGTTGGTGAACCTTTGATGGTTCATAACGCGGCCAAGGGCAAGGAATTGGATGATTACGTCGAGCATTTGCTTAATTTGGTTAAATTGAATCCTGCGTTTGCCAATCGTTACCCACATGAATTCTCCGGCGGACAACGTCAGCGTATTGGTGTGGCGCGCGCTTTGGCTCTTCAACCATCTCTCATTATTTGTGATGAACCCATTTCTGCTTTGGATGTGTCCATTCAGGCGCAAGTAGTTAACCTTCTTGAGGAATTGCAGGAAGAGTTCAATTTGACGTATCTGTTCATTGCCCATGATCTTTCGATGGTGCGTCATATCAGTAAGCGGGTTGCAGTGATGTATTTGGGTGTGTTGATGGAATTGGCTGATCGCGATGATTTGTATCGTGAGCCTTTGCATCCGTATACACAGGCGCTTCTTTCAGCGGTTCCCATTCCAGATCCACTTGCGGATGCAAGCCGGAAACGAATCATCCTCGAAGGCGATGTGCCTTCTCCGGTGAACCCGCCTTCTGGTTGCCGCTTCCGTACGCGTTGCCCCATTGCCGATAAGATCTGTGCTGAATCGCGCCCCGACTTTAGAGAAGTAAAACCAGGCCATTTTGTGGCCTGTCATATGGTTGCATAA